Proteins encoded by one window of Cyclobacteriaceae bacterium:
- a CDS encoding alpha/beta hydrolase — MKLSLNHGAKGINPKGSPYLSVWYVDAMRKKKDKTPPLLKFIRWAYPKVEVVAPPLAYRFFAKLFFTPLKYRATEKERKAETFANKFEVYAAGKRIQCYRWGQSDRTVIVVHGWAGRATQFRRFVKPLIKAGYQVVGFDGPAHGQSEGKETTIVEFELTLREVYKVVGTPEAIIAHSFGGGAVLFAAKNGLPVKKLINIASPTIGDEIINTYLKAIGGSEKTKIFFKAFIQKKYGQPFDTFTALEIIKHIEQPLALLLVHDEKDYEVSMEHPLALCKAYPSARLLKTNGLGHTRILKDDAVIQEIVTFIRGNAS, encoded by the coding sequence TTGAAGTTGAGCCTCAATCATGGCGCAAAGGGCATAAATCCAAAGGGTAGTCCGTACCTTTCGGTTTGGTATGTTGATGCTATGCGAAAGAAAAAGGACAAAACACCTCCCTTATTGAAATTCATCCGATGGGCATATCCGAAAGTGGAGGTTGTAGCTCCACCGTTGGCCTATCGGTTTTTTGCTAAATTATTTTTCACACCGCTTAAGTATAGGGCTACTGAAAAAGAGCGCAAGGCCGAAACGTTTGCAAATAAATTTGAGGTGTATGCTGCCGGTAAACGTATTCAGTGTTACCGTTGGGGTCAGTCGGATAGGACCGTTATTGTTGTTCATGGTTGGGCTGGCCGGGCTACACAGTTTCGAAGATTTGTTAAGCCGTTGATAAAGGCGGGTTACCAGGTGGTGGGTTTTGACGGACCAGCGCACGGGCAATCGGAAGGAAAAGAGACAACCATTGTAGAGTTTGAGCTAACCTTGCGTGAGGTGTATAAGGTAGTGGGTACGCCCGAAGCCATCATTGCGCATTCGTTTGGTGGAGGAGCCGTGTTGTTTGCTGCAAAGAACGGATTGCCTGTTAAGAAGCTCATAAACATTGCCAGTCCTACTATTGGTGATGAAATTATCAACACCTATTTGAAAGCCATTGGCGGATCGGAGAAAACAAAAATTTTCTTCAAGGCCTTCATTCAGAAAAAATACGGGCAACCTTTTGATACATTTACTGCACTGGAGATCATCAAGCACATTGAGCAACCGTTAGCGTTGTTGCTGGTGCATGATGAAAAGGATTACGAAGTTTCCATGGAGCATCCGCTGGCGTTATGCAAAGCCTATCCTTCAGCGCGTTTACTGAAAACAAATGGTTTGGGGCATACCCGCATTTTGAAAGATGATGCTGTTATTCAGGAAATCGTAACATTTATACGGGGTAATGCGTCATGA
- a CDS encoding DUF3592 domain-containing protein has product MRSLTIFYGIFAFVGGVCLLICLYTGYRATLKALTWEEAPATISDLSGSTVIDFEYYGQPIQFHSSYSSSDMQVGDAITVHYPPDKPDEAEIKDFFTQWFVPLFLSVFVLTFGGIGSYGLSKQLKRIKAKRELFTYGKGRKTSLPVTEIIYDTSFKVNGRSPFVIMCQYHDAVSNKLYEFKSEHIWYDPTSILKAKEGIDIYIDPNDLTRYYMDTSFLPKKA; this is encoded by the coding sequence ATGAGATCGCTCACTATCTTTTATGGAATATTCGCCTTTGTAGGCGGAGTATGCCTGCTCATTTGTTTATACACTGGATATCGGGCTACGTTGAAGGCGTTAACCTGGGAAGAAGCACCGGCCACCATTTCAGATCTATCAGGTAGCACCGTAATTGATTTTGAGTATTACGGACAACCCATACAATTCCATTCTTCATACAGCAGCTCCGATATGCAGGTTGGCGATGCCATTACGGTTCACTACCCGCCCGACAAACCGGATGAAGCGGAGATCAAAGACTTCTTCACGCAATGGTTTGTTCCGTTGTTTCTCTCTGTGTTTGTGCTCACGTTTGGCGGCATTGGGTCGTATGGGTTATCCAAACAACTTAAACGTATTAAAGCTAAACGCGAATTGTTTACGTATGGGAAGGGACGAAAAACTTCATTGCCGGTAACCGAAATAATTTACGACACCTCGTTTAAAGTAAATGGCCGGAGTCCGTTTGTAATCATGTGCCAGTATCACGATGCTGTTTCAAACAAACTGTATGAATTTAAAAGTGAGCACATTTGGTACGATCCTACTTCAATTCTGAAAGCAAAAGAAGGAATTGATATTTACATTGATCCGAATGATCTAACACGATATTATATGGACACCTCTTTTCTTCCAAAGAAAGCGTAG
- a CDS encoding cob(I)yrinic acid a,c-diamide adenosyltransferase, which produces MKIYTKTGDTGSTSLFGGKRVSKADLRIEAYGTIDELNAHVGLLRDQDVNKKREKILVEVQDRLFTIGSILAVEPSNTKVKVPALLVDDISVLEKEIDAMDAQLPPMRSFVLPGGHPSVSICHITRTVCRRAERLVIALDAVEKTDALVIQYLNRLSDFLFMLSRKIAQETGATETPWTARM; this is translated from the coding sequence ATGAAAATTTATACCAAAACAGGCGATACGGGGAGCACTTCTCTGTTTGGCGGTAAGCGTGTATCCAAAGCCGATCTGCGCATTGAAGCATACGGGACCATTGATGAGCTGAATGCACATGTTGGTTTGCTGCGCGATCAGGACGTGAACAAGAAACGCGAAAAAATTTTGGTAGAAGTTCAGGATCGGTTGTTTACCATAGGTTCCATACTGGCTGTTGAACCGAGCAATACCAAAGTAAAAGTGCCTGCTTTGCTGGTTGATGATATTTCCGTTTTGGAAAAGGAAATTGATGCGATGGATGCGCAACTTCCACCCATGCGCTCATTTGTGTTACCGGGAGGGCATCCGTCTGTTTCCATTTGCCACATTACACGAACCGTGTGCCGCAGAGCCGAACGTTTGGTTATTGCACTGGATGCTGTTGAAAAAACAGATGCCCTGGTGATTCAATACCTCAACCGACTCTCTGATTTTCTGTTTATGCTTTCGCGCAAAATTGCGCAGGAAACTGGTGCAACGGAAACTCCGTGGACAGCCAGGATGTAA
- a CDS encoding ABC transporter ATP-binding protein, with translation MKIIETHHISKIYKMGSTEVRALQDVSISIDKGEYVAFMGPSGSGKSTLMNIVGCLDTPTGGTYMLNNHLVSDMTENELAEVRNKEIGFVFQTFNLLPRATALENVALPLIYAGYGKSERDEMAHAALDNVGLGDRWHHRPNELSGGQRQRVAIARALVNNPSIILADEPTGNLDSKTSYDIMNLFQELHDKGNTIIMVTHEDDIAHYAHRIIRLRDGLVEWDKKNDHITRGKPVEAAH, from the coding sequence ATGAAAATCATTGAAACACACCATATTTCCAAGATTTATAAAATGGGTTCCACTGAAGTGCGTGCGCTTCAGGATGTTTCCATTAGCATCGACAAGGGCGAATACGTTGCCTTTATGGGGCCGTCTGGTTCGGGTAAATCAACCTTGATGAACATCGTTGGCTGCCTGGATACACCTACAGGAGGAACCTATATGCTCAATAACCACCTGGTAAGCGACATGACGGAAAATGAACTGGCTGAAGTGCGCAATAAAGAAATTGGCTTTGTGTTTCAAACATTTAACCTGTTGCCTCGCGCCACTGCGTTGGAGAATGTTGCGCTTCCCTTGATTTATGCAGGTTATGGAAAATCAGAACGTGATGAGATGGCGCATGCCGCATTGGACAATGTGGGTTTAGGTGATCGTTGGCATCATAGACCGAATGAGCTTTCTGGTGGTCAGCGTCAACGTGTAGCTATTGCGCGTGCACTGGTGAATAATCCTTCCATTATTCTGGCCGATGAGCCAACCGGTAACCTGGATTCCAAAACTTCTTACGACATCATGAACCTGTTTCAGGAACTTCATGATAAGGGCAACACCATCATTATGGTAACACACGAAGATGATATTGCGCATTATGCGCACCGCATCATTCGTTTGCGTGATGGCTTGGTGGAGTGGGATAAGAAGAACGATCACATCACGCGAGGAAAGCCGGTAGAAGCTGCACACTAA
- a CDS encoding branched-chain amino acid aminotransferase, translating into MKIATERVKKSRISEVDFSNIPFGKIYTDHMFMADYKNGEWKNFRIMPYGYMPISPATPALHYGQAIFEGMKAYKNPEGDALVFRPLDNWKRLNISGERLCMPPIPEEIFMESLSALIDLDRAWIPDTPGASLYIRPFIFSADEYIGIKPSDDFSFMIILCPVGSYYSTPVKVRIETHYTRAAQGGTGYAKAGGNYAAAIYPAKLAQAKGYHQLLWTDGKNHEYIEESGTMNVMFVIDGTLVTPALSDSILAGITRDSVLQLARKWGMKVEERKISVKELIEGIESGKVTEVFGAGTAATIAHIELIGYNDKDYYLPPVEQRTFSNKVYAELEGIKRGQKPDPFGWIVKM; encoded by the coding sequence ATGAAAATCGCAACAGAGCGGGTAAAGAAGTCGCGGATTAGTGAGGTTGATTTCTCCAACATTCCGTTTGGCAAGATTTATACCGACCACATGTTTATGGCCGACTATAAAAACGGGGAGTGGAAGAATTTCCGCATCATGCCGTATGGCTATATGCCCATCAGTCCGGCAACACCGGCACTACATTATGGCCAGGCAATTTTTGAAGGGATGAAGGCATACAAAAATCCGGAGGGTGATGCTTTGGTATTTCGGCCATTAGATAACTGGAAGCGCTTGAATATTTCAGGCGAGCGTTTGTGCATGCCGCCAATTCCCGAAGAAATTTTTATGGAAAGCCTTTCGGCATTGATTGATCTGGATCGTGCCTGGATACCCGACACACCCGGAGCTTCCCTATACATTCGTCCGTTTATTTTTTCTGCTGATGAGTATATCGGCATTAAGCCTTCAGATGATTTTTCTTTCATGATCATTCTTTGCCCGGTGGGATCGTATTACTCCACTCCGGTTAAAGTGCGCATTGAAACCCATTACACACGTGCTGCTCAAGGCGGAACGGGATATGCGAAGGCAGGCGGTAATTATGCGGCAGCCATCTATCCGGCAAAGCTGGCACAGGCAAAAGGATACCACCAGCTTTTATGGACGGACGGAAAGAATCATGAATATATTGAGGAGTCGGGTACGATGAACGTAATGTTTGTAATTGACGGCACGTTGGTAACACCCGCACTAAGCGATTCTATTTTAGCGGGCATTACCCGCGACAGCGTTTTACAACTGGCCCGCAAATGGGGCATGAAGGTGGAGGAGCGAAAAATTTCTGTAAAGGAATTGATTGAAGGCATTGAAAGCGGAAAAGTAACGGAGGTTTTCGGTGCCGGTACGGCCGCTACTATTGCCCACATAGAATTAATCGGTTATAACGATAAGGATTACTATCTTCCGCCTGTAGAGCAGCGCACATTCTCCAATAAGGTGTATGCCGAGTTGGAGGGCATCAAGCGCGGCCAGAAGCCAGATCCGTTTGGATGGATAGTAAAAATGTAA